A genomic region of Pseudopipra pipra isolate bDixPip1 chromosome W, bDixPip1.hap1, whole genome shotgun sequence contains the following coding sequences:
- the LOC135406038 gene encoding sushi, nidogen and EGF-like domain-containing protein 1 isoform X2: MKVPPVLFLLLLGLTEQWGPLGTSGTPVGPLGGVLYPFGPGVGDEPTPHEDDGTSPEIFLWENFSFFGSGHHSCYVNNNGVVSFGTRVPEFTPQPFPLPGHRPFVAPYWADVDTRLGGDVWYRQSRDPELLERLAKDLAPTVPPGDPPPRPTWALVATWDRVAYFGAASDKVNTFQAVLASDGVTCFVLLNYGDLQWTTGIANMGDPHTGLGGIPAQAGFNSGDDVHYYNVPGSRTPTVQTLGHRSNLGVPGRWAFRVDHFEATEGPLEMPSRTPRTPSVPPESRRTTAERVYNCGL; encoded by the exons ATGAAGGTCCCCCctgtcctcttcctcctcctcctcggccTCACAGAGCAATGGGGACccttggggacatcagggactCCCGTGGGACCCTTGG gggggGTCCTGTACCCCTTCGGGCCAGGCGTGGGGGATGAGCCCACTCCCCATGAGGATGACGGGACGAGCCCCGAGATCTTTCTGTGGGAAAACTTCTCCTTCTTCGGGAGCGGCCACCACTCTTGCTAT GTGAACAACAATGGGGTGGTGTCGTTTGGGACGAGGGTCCCCGAGTTcaccccccagcccttcccactgCCTGGCCACCGCCCCTTCGTGGCCCCGTATTGGGCTGACGTGGACACGCGGCTGGGGGGAGATGTCTGGTACCGCCAGAGCCGTGaccctgagctgctggagcgCCTGGCAAAGGACCTGGCACCCACTGTGCCCCCAGGGGACCCCCCACCGCGCCCCACCTGGGCCCTCGTGGCCACCTGGGACCGTGTGGCCTATTTTGGGGCCGCCTCAGACAAG GTGAACACTTTCCAGGCCGTGCTGGCCTCCGATGGTGTCACCTGCTTTGTCCTGCTCAACTACGGGGACTTGCAGTGGACAACAGGCATTGCCAACATGGGGGACCCCCACACTGGACTGGGGGGCATCCCCGCACAG GCCGGCTTTAACAGTGGGGATGATGTGCACTACTACAACGTGCCAGGGTCCCGCACGCCCACTGTGCAGACCCTCGGCCACCGCAGCAacctgggggtcccagggcgCTGGGCCTTCCGTGTCGACCACTTCGAGGCCACTGAGGGGCCCCTCGAGATGCCCTCAAGGACCCCCAGGACTCCCTCAGTGCCCCCCGAGTCCCGCAGGACCACGGCAGAGCGGGTGTATAACTGCGGGTTGTGA
- the LOC135406038 gene encoding sushi, nidogen and EGF-like domain-containing protein 1 isoform X1 has protein sequence MSPYHSSASQCIPAPLSVPPQPLPVHPSPPQLRSGQRRNCPGPWEVPPGGVLCHPPPQCPQPCPLPGDKVAPVTAVGQTGTMRVQPGQMKVPPVLFLLLLGLTEQWGPLGTSGTPVGPLGGVLYPFGPGVGDEPTPHEDDGTSPEIFLWENFSFFGSGHHSCYVNNNGVVSFGTRVPEFTPQPFPLPGHRPFVAPYWADVDTRLGGDVWYRQSRDPELLERLAKDLAPTVPPGDPPPRPTWALVATWDRVAYFGAASDKVNTFQAVLASDGVTCFVLLNYGDLQWTTGIANMGDPHTGLGGIPAQAGFNSGDDVHYYNVPGSRTPTVQTLGHRSNLGVPGRWAFRVDHFEATEGPLEMPSRTPRTPSVPPESRRTTAERVYNCGL, from the exons ATGTCCCCGTACCACTCAAGTGCCTCCCAATGCATCCCAGcccccctcagtgtccccccacagcctctcccagtccatcccagtcccccccagttgCGGTCTGGGCAAAGACGGAACTGCCCGGGGCCCTGGGAGGTGCCACCTGGGGGTGTCCTGTGTCATCCccccccccaatgtccccaacCCTGTCCCCTCCCCGGGGATAAAGTGGCTCCAGTCACAGCAGTAGGACAGACTGGGACCATGAGAGTGCA GCCTGGACAAATGAAGGTCCCCCctgtcctcttcctcctcctcctcggccTCACAGAGCAATGGGGACccttggggacatcagggactCCCGTGGGACCCTTGG gggggGTCCTGTACCCCTTCGGGCCAGGCGTGGGGGATGAGCCCACTCCCCATGAGGATGACGGGACGAGCCCCGAGATCTTTCTGTGGGAAAACTTCTCCTTCTTCGGGAGCGGCCACCACTCTTGCTAT GTGAACAACAATGGGGTGGTGTCGTTTGGGACGAGGGTCCCCGAGTTcaccccccagcccttcccactgCCTGGCCACCGCCCCTTCGTGGCCCCGTATTGGGCTGACGTGGACACGCGGCTGGGGGGAGATGTCTGGTACCGCCAGAGCCGTGaccctgagctgctggagcgCCTGGCAAAGGACCTGGCACCCACTGTGCCCCCAGGGGACCCCCCACCGCGCCCCACCTGGGCCCTCGTGGCCACCTGGGACCGTGTGGCCTATTTTGGGGCCGCCTCAGACAAG GTGAACACTTTCCAGGCCGTGCTGGCCTCCGATGGTGTCACCTGCTTTGTCCTGCTCAACTACGGGGACTTGCAGTGGACAACAGGCATTGCCAACATGGGGGACCCCCACACTGGACTGGGGGGCATCCCCGCACAG GCCGGCTTTAACAGTGGGGATGATGTGCACTACTACAACGTGCCAGGGTCCCGCACGCCCACTGTGCAGACCCTCGGCCACCGCAGCAacctgggggtcccagggcgCTGGGCCTTCCGTGTCGACCACTTCGAGGCCACTGAGGGGCCCCTCGAGATGCCCTCAAGGACCCCCAGGACTCCCTCAGTGCCCCCCGAGTCCCGCAGGACCACGGCAGAGCGGGTGTATAACTGCGGGTTGTGA